ACGTCATTCGGCCGCGAGATTGTAATTCAGAGTGCGGAGGAGCGGTATCCCCTGTAGTACACGTACAAGAAAACGATTCCTGATTTCGTCGTGCTGGAGAAAGTAACTCGAGTGCTCGTAACCTTCGTGCTTTTCCCGCCTACATCGTCTTACTTCCATTTTCCACGATCCCAATGCAAAGAAGTCGCGTAGGTGATCAGGAAGAATTCGAGACAAATCTCCCGTTCTCCTTGGTTTGTTCGTGAATTCCACTGCTCTGCTACTATCATAAATTAACTCGAAGGTGTATCGAAAATACTTTGATATTCTTTCAGAAATTGTTGTGCAATAATCGCATAGAATAACTCGATTAACATCTTTTTCTAAGCGGAACACGTCGTTTCAACGTTTGTAATTTAATGTTTATAGCTTAAAATTAACTTGATATCGAGAGAGAAAGACCAACCAAGACCATTTTTCAAATCACGAGATCTGGAAGCGATTAAAAACAAGATCAGTACAGCGAACAGCTTATCGACACAAAATAAAAACTCACAGAATTGCGGTATTTGTTGACAAATATATAAAAGCAATGAAAACAAGCACGTATTTCATTATATCTAATTTAACGCAAAATCATATTACGCTACCTAAATTATCTAAGAGATCAGAAttggtttaaaaaaattaagagCGTTATTTCGTTTTCTAGAATACTTCTTGAAAATTCATTGTCTAGAAAATTGTTTCATGCATCGGTACGAATACGATATACGAACATTACGGTCATGTTTCTCTTACAATAAATCGTCGTTACGTGGTTAATTGTTTTTCCATACAAGACCGATAAGGACTTGCATTTACTGCACTTTGACGCGAACACGATCAAAGGAACGATCGTGTTATGGTCGTTGTACAGACGCATACGTACGCAACGTGGAAAATAATTACCTCAATTAGTCATCTTCAAATCGATTTTAAAAGCATGGACTCGCCTTTAACTGGAGCAAATATTTGATAGCGCAGGTATAAGCGCGAGAAACTTCATCGATCGACAAATTTCTCAAACAATACAGTTTTATCGTTAAATCAACAACACAGAAGAAACATGGCTATCATCTTGCGTATCCCGTCTGCGTAAaccaaatttgaaaaatctacaGGCCGAGTGCGACTTATCGATATTTCGAATGTCCTCCACGATTACTCGATTTCATTCACTGCGAAAGACCTCTTGCACAATTGAACtagtattattaatattattaggaATAGTATTATTATAACCTACAATTTGTACCTTGTCAATTCACTAATATTATTGGTTAGTAATATATCGTATGAAATGACCAAGATATCGTAACTTGTCGAAAAAGATGAAACAGACATTTGTATAGACAGAAATGATATTTCAGCTGGAAATTTTCAAAGCAAAACTCTCTCTGTATTCTCCCTTTCTCTGTCAAGAGCATGGCGAGGCACGCCCGTGTCGTACGTGTACATATGCTCGCGAGCAGCCGTTAGCGGTTAAACACGAACGCGTCCTGTATCATGATTCATGAGGGAATATGAGCAGAACGTCAATGAATCGTAATACATAATGACATATAGAATCAACTATGCTTTCATATCGAAACGTTCACAGATTAACCTAATCTCgatatatcgcgcatcgaaacAATAGTTGCGATAATCTTACAGATTGTACACCGTGCCTTACACTATACCCTCGAAAGCAAGGTTATCATTGAATACTCATAGTCTTCTGTATTCCTTCTTCTGTACCTCGATCACGCTATTGTACATCCAAAATAACCGTTACTTTGCGCATGTACATTGACATTTCCATGAATCTTGAATATCGATTTATAACTTAAGAATATTCATAAAGTGAAAGATGTGTTTGATATTCGCAGCTCCACTGCGACATAACACTAACGCGAGTAACGAGGCAACACAGTATATAAATTGTACACTTATcaaatatgtattttaatttttttcagtGGCAAAGACCGAGCAGCAAGAAATTCACCGATCTCCGAACCTGTACGAGCAAGAGAGATCGCGGGGAACAAAAACGACGGCTTGGAATGCGTGAATGAATTATTTATAGAGAACAGAAAGTAAGGAAGATGACGAACCTGAGTGGCATGATTCTCAGTCCTATGCATACAAGCTTAGATGCGCGTGAATTCTTTTGTGAAAACGTACGGGAGAAAATAGTAAGCACGTAAGATCACACTGATAAAGAACGACCATTTTCGAAATAAAATCCTGAAGCAATTATTAGTTGCTCtataaatcttaaataactaattTTCGGTGAATAACGGGTATACTTGCTAGAATCACTACAAGTTCACACACAaaagcgcgcgcgcgcgcgcgcgcatacACAGATAAAAGTATACCAGGTTTATAGGTAGCTGAAAGTTCAAAGTTCGGACTGTAACtagatatttaatataaaattcaataaactgTATATTTTACAAAAGCGTATGACGAATATTATTTCaggaataaataatatatgatgAATGTATAATACTAAGAGAAGTAAAGTACTATACGAAGACTAACATACTTTAAAATAATCTCTAAACGTATTGTTTTAGGGTAACGGAATTCGTATCGTAGATCGTAGTAAGATGACAAGTTACTGTCATACACCGCCGCACCGGTAGTCATCGAAGATTTCATGAGAAAGGAAGCGAAGAAGCACAGCGATGAGTAGACCCGGGGTTGGGTACGCAGAGAAAGGAGGGGATATACCAAAGGAGAGAAGAACGTCGCCCGCGGCTAGCAACCGCAAAGGCAAAACTCCCGTGAGTGGTTTGCCACCGTGAACTGGTTTTGGGGGGTATCCTTGTTACGCGTTGGCGAAAACAACGGGTCAGCATCCGATGCACTTCGACGTGTATACTATTCGGTGTTGTCTTATATGAGTATATcataaaagaacaaaaaaacgATAAAGATAGATAGGTGGAGGAAGAAACAGTCTCAAGTAGACTTACCCAGAGTTCTGTACCCCAGCTCATGTTTGCTGGGCTGGGTAAACCAGGCACAAGCAGGTTTGGTCTCACTCGACACTTCACATGTAGCGTCGCAATCCAAAAAGCACTTCTTATATATCGAACACGCACAAAAAACGCATGAAAAATCACGCGTTATACCCACCGCGCACGATCACTGAAATACCTCCAACATGTCGGCCCGTAACCACTGACTGGCTGGACCCAACTGTCCATCAAAAACCGCCCAGAATTCTGCTGTAGCGCACTCTATCGAACTTTTCCAATATAAATAAGTGTTAAGTGGGGAAATATTTTGCCATTGGTCAAACATATATTGGCGGGtatatttcaaattcttctttgatataacgaataataacAATGCCATAACGTTGAACAACGTTTGTTAAAAATTGGTTTATTAATTAAGGAAATAAAATTGTTACTGCATATAtttattcgtttttttttttttttttttttagataggTTTACACGATAAATAGTTTATATATTGCTTTAATAACAAAACAACAACTTCTTAAGCGTTTTATATCTTTCCTTTCTTAATTTCCTCTATTCTggaaaataaatcaaaaataaaTCAATCGATTGATAATTTAGCACTAaaatattatttccttatatctgaaattaatttgtaatttatacgacgtaaaaaatataaaattattaaattttaacttCGATATTTTGATTTTAGAAGAATggaaattatatgaaatataaataaaacagaaaatacGTATGAAAACGGTTTCgacttttataatatttaataatagtaattacataaataatataaaatgtcacataatatataaaatatgtaaaagcgAAATTGCAAGCTTTATAAGTTGCAAGCTTGTAAATTGACTAAAATGGCGCTGGATGACTCGAGCGAAGTATCAAAGGTCATTAATTCAATGTAGataagaaattttttgtatcaGAGCAAGAACATTGTTTCTAATCCATCTACCTTGCATTTCCGTCGCCTTTCACTTATGAATTTGTGACGCAGTTTTTGTTTAACATTCTACTACACTCTGATGGAAGAAATGAATGCCCACTATGGAGGttgtatttgttatattttgttcataattttgtaatttttttatcCATTTATTGACGTATAAGATTCATTCATATAAAGGTGTTTTCGCAATAATCAGTTTgaatatcattaatattattgaatgaaattaaatgaaatgaaatgagttattaattaattactattattttttatagGTGGTAGAACTATTCAATAAATGTAATGAAAGTCTAGGTTCTTATTTATTTTCAAGATGGATTGGCCAGTTAATTGCGGAATACCAAATATCAAGAACTCTGTTTATAATCATAATATCGATTCTTGTGATTTTATTGATTGCATCTATAATTATTCTTCGAAAATGGAAAAACAAAGAATTCCTCCCAGAAGTGAAAGAATTTGTTGGGGTAGGTACAGGCAAGCCCAGATTCAGAAAAAGAGACAAGGTACTCTTTTATGGAAGAAAAATGTTGCGCAAAGTGAAATCCATCAGTGGACAAGTACATGCAACTGgacaaggaaagaaaagaaaggctGTTATGAGATTTGCACGAAGACTTTTGCAACTTAAGAAAGAGACAGCGCCACAACAACTAAAagtatttgaattttaaatctcTTATTTTAATTCCTATTTTCTTAtgtatttgttattatatattttttaaatattttcataggTTTTAGAACCTCCTGCTGAATATTTAGAAGAAGATTTAGGTCCTGGAGAGAAAGTACCACCTGATGCTTTATATATGTTACAAAGTATCAGAGTATTCGGTCATTTTGAAAAACCAGTATTTCTTAAATTATGCAAGCATACAGAAATTATGAATTTACCAGCTGGGAGCACTTTATTTAAAATTGGAGATCCagatgaaaatttatttatcgtaCAGCAAGGCTTAGTTAATGTTTATATCACAGGATCTGATGGTTCTCAAATATCACTAAAGCTAGTGAAAACTGGAGAATCAGTAACTAGTCTTCTTAGCTTCACAGATGTACTTACTGGGCATACAAGTACCTATAAAACAGTATCAGCCAGAACTGTGGAGGATTCTATTGTAGTCAAGTTACCAATGAGTGCATTTCAAGAGGTATAATTCAAGTTACACATTACAGACTAAAGTAaactaaaaattattatttctaaaCCTTGTAGGTTTTTCAAGATCATCCTGATGCATTTGTTCGAGTTATCCAGGTCATTATGGTCCGTCTTCAAAGAGTCACTTTCACTGCTTTACATCAATATCTTGGATTATCTGCAGAATTAGTTAATCAAGGACCAcacaaaaagaaacaaagccCATTTTCAGGATCTCCAGTTAGATCAAGAACTAAAGAAACATTTTctacccaaaatatagaaaatcaATCCAATACAACTGCAACTGTCTCAtcagaaaatgataaaaatgaagTGTTTCATCGCGACATTTCTACAAGTAGTCATCAAAGTGTACCTATAGTTATAAGTCGACGGTAAGTTTAATgaaaaaattgtagaaaataaaaaatgcatTGTTATTAATATTCGTTCCATAATAGGCCAAAAACTAATCTTGATTGGAAAAATCAAAATTTAAGTCCACAATCAGGTCAGAATACAGCAGATATGGTACCAGAATGTGATTCTCATTGGGCAAATTCTTCGCCTATAACTTCACAACAAGTATCACAACCAGATGTAATACACACGGGAAATTCACATCCAAGCAAAAAGAGGTCTACTACTACTGAACCAATACAACAACAACTCGATGAAGCACAGCTTGTGCAAATGGCTACGGAAGCATTTGTTCGGGAACTTGGCTTAGAAGATGATTCAATACTCAAAGATGGCAAAGTTCAAATCAGAGAAGTACCAGCTGGAACATACTTAATGAAGGAAGAATCTCATAAGGTTAACATTTCTTAAATATTGCTATACATTATTCATAAATGTCtatattttcatacaattttacaTTCCTTTTCCCTAGGATGTTGCGCTTGTTTATGTTGTATCTGGTTCGTTAATAATCAGTCAACGCGTTTCAGAAGGTAGAGATGTAGGTCAAGAAGTTCATATGTTTAGCGCTCATCAAGGCGAGATTGTTGGTGGTCTAGCTGTATTGACTGGAGAACCTTCTTTTTATACCATTAGAGCAAAGCATTCTAGTCGCATAGCACTTCTTAGTAAACCAACATTTTTCGCTATTATGCGAGAACAACCAACTGTTGTATTACATGTTGCTCATTCAGTTGTTCGAAGACTTAGTCCCTTCGTAAGACAGGTAAAACTATTGTACCATTTATTTCACTTGTTACTTAATACCGACGATTTATCCTATCTTCTTCAAAAGGTTGATTTTGCACTTGATTGGCTATTTCTTGAAAGTGGAAGAGCAGTGTATCGACAAGGAGATGAATCAGATTCAACATTTATTGTGTTAAGTGGTCGACTTCGGTCGGTAATCACATATATGAATGGGAAAAAAGAACTCGTTGCAGAATATGGAAAAGGCGATCTTGTTGGTATTGTAGAAATGGTTACACAAACACCACGATCAACAACAGTAATGGCAGTACGAGATTCTGAATTAGCAAAACTTCCGGAGGGactatttaatgttataaaacTTCGTTATCCAATAGTAGTTACAAGACTTATAAATTTACTTGGACATCGTATACTTGGCACCTGGCAACAAGCGCACACAAAGAATGGCAGTAGTGATACAcagtaaatatttacaatattttgtttactatttatacaatttcttttttgtagtaatTTCCTTTATACATATGAATATATTTATAGACGGGCCGCTGCAACAGTTGATGCAAGACCAGCTCAAGTAAATTTCTCAACTGTTGCAATAGTCCCGGTATCCGACGATGTCCCATTAACAGCATTTACGTATGAACTTTATCACTCGTTATGTGCAATTGGGCCATGTTTACGCCTTACATCTGATGTGGTTCGAAAAGTAAGCAgttaatataaaaaagaaatcactTTAATCCCAGTACaagtaataaaattatacaaaatgcctgtatctttgtttaattaataGACATTAGGTAGCACCATAATGGAACCTGCAAATGAATACCGTCTAACATCATGGCTTGCGCAGCAAGAGGATCAACACCGAATTTCTTTATACCAATGCGACCCAACGTACACATTGTGGACCCAACGATGTGTTCGACAAGCCGACTGTATTCTCATTGTAGGTTTAGGAGATAAACCTCCATCCATAGGCAGAACTGAACGTGAAGTCGAACGTTTAGTAATGAGAACGCAAAAAGAATTGGTACTTTTGCATAAAGAACAAAGTGGACAACGACCTACCAATACAGTGCAGTGGTTGAATATGAGATCTTGGGTTTCTAGTCATCATCACATTCAATGTCCTAAACGAATGTTTACAAGAAGATCTCAGTATAGAATTGTAAGCTATAAAGAAGTACCGAGTGTTTCATTATGTATAAAGCAtgttaataattcaattttcaGAATGAGCTGTATTCCAAAGTTCTGATGTCCGAGCCAAACATACATAGTGATTTCAGTAGGCTTGCTCGCTGGTTAACTGGAACTTCCGTTGGGCTTGTACTTGGAGGTGGAGGTGCTAGAGGTGCAGCCCATGTAGGGATGCTTAAAGCAGTTATCGAAGCCGGTATACCTATAGACATGGTTGGTGGAGTTAGTATTGGAGCGTTTATGGGTGCTTTATGGTGtatggaaaaaaatataacaacaACGACCCAGAAAGCTCGTGAATGGTCTAAGGTAAATATCATAAAGTTAATCATATCatattatatcataaaatttattattttttgtttataTGAACATATACTTTTTTTGATAGAAAATGACACAATGGTGGAGACAAATAATGGATTTAACATATCCAGTAACATCCATGTTTTCTGGAAAGGACTTCAATAGCACAATTCAAACAACATTTGGTGATACGTACATAGAAGATTTATGGTTACCATATTTTACAATAACCACAGACATCACTGATTCTTGTATGCGCACTCATACACACGGTCTGTACACAAACGAAAGTAGTATAACATTTATTAAAACACTGACAGTTTCCAGTtttctttaatatatatttaaagtaTAAATTTAAATGGTTTGGATTTAACTAACTGGAAACTCTCTCGCTGTTTTGGTGAAATTTATAGAgaacttataaatatatttctaacTCAAAGacctatttttttaaattcaaataaGCATTACGGTAGAGCATTGCGTAGAAATAAGCTTGAACAGCGGGAGTGAGCTCTCTAGATAATCACTGTAATGACGTACTCTCCGTTATATATCGTTTATTGACAAATGTCGAACTTTATTTCTCGTTTGAGATGTTTTTTATGAATTCTGGTAACAAACAGCTTTGAAGCTATCGATTCTTGCGTTAGAAGTAATCATGTATTTTATAGAAGAATATACGAAGTTCAAAGAAAAATACAAACATACATTTAAGAACTTAATTCGTCGTGTTTAGGATCGCTGTGGCGGTACATTCGGGCTTCGATGTCTTTGTCTGGTTATATGCCACCCATGTGTGACCCAGTTGACGGCCATCTCCTGCTCGACGGCGGGTACGTCAATAACCTTCCAGGTAATTTGAGCGTTACATTAAAAAAGTGCGTCTAACTTTGTCATTATATGATACAAAAAAATTGCGTTATGTGTCTCTATAAAATTTATTGACATATATACTATAAAATACTTTAAGTTGAACGCACAAACGCTCTTAGATGAAAACGTTTATAagttttttctttaattttataaaattacctGGACATTCAAAGCAACTTTGTATCAATGAATAGATGAAATTATATTAGTCTTTTTCATTGATATAAGCTCAGAACACGGTTTATTGTAACTTAAAGCATAATATAATCTTGAAAATGATATAAAGCTCACTCCCGTTGATAAAAGATGCATTTGTCAAATCCTGAATAGCTAAGTCAACTCAGGTTTGCTATGGAGATACATTCGAGCCAGTATGACCATTGCGGGGGTCTTTCCTCCTATTTGCGACCCTCTTGACGGGCATCTTTTGGTCGATGGGTGTTATGTTAATAACGTGCCAGGTATCTTAAACCTGTATTGTTTATCATATCATAGCTGTAATAACTTATACGTCATAATCAATTTCCAGCATGTGGCTTTATAATCTCTTTGTTCAAGCTGACGAAATGTTGAGACAAGGAGCACATCATATTTTGGCCATTGACGTTGGATCACAAGATGATACGGATTTAACAAATTATGGAGATTCTTTATCCGGTTGGTGGTTATTGTGGAAACGATGGAATCCTTTCGCAACGCCTGTCAAAGTTCCGAATTTACCCGACATACAATCGAGATTAGCATACGTGAGTTGTGTACGGCAATTGGAGGAAGTTAAAAACTCAGATTATTGCGAATATATTAGGCCACcaatagataaatataaaacTCTTCAATTCGCTAATTTTGATGAGATTAAAGATGTCGGATATCAACACGGTAAATATTACATTCTATAGAAGTATTATAGATAAGTAGATTATATGAAGTATACTTTTTACAGGAAAAACTTATTTTGAAGTACAATTGAAAGCTGGGGTTTTACCACGTTTTAATGCAGATAGAGAAAATGCCCGTGCATTACGAGCAAAACACCAAGCGGCAAACCAGCAAACAGTATCTTCTTATACCTTCACAGACTTAGCTCAAATGGTGTGTAAAGTCTCCAGAGGAAGTATATATGTAGATTTGGAAATTGATTCTGATACCGATGAATTAGAGGAATACGAGGCAGATCTAGAAGAAGATGCACAAGAAGTAGGATATGCCTCTGAACCCACTGCTGGTATTCTAGATCAGGTATCGATCTCTAATCTTTTCAAATAATAGCTCTTCTAAAATTTTATCTTATCATTTAGTCAACAACAATTTAGATAATACCAAGTACTAAATATTAGCAGAAGTCAGATAGGCGCTCCTTAATCAAATACAACATTTCGTCTCATCTAAAACTTGTTTTTATATGTTTCAGAGTCCTGACGAAAATCGTCTGCGACGAAGAACTGGTGTTTCCTTAAGTTTGTCTGACACGGAAGCAGAATCAGAATTAGATTATCATACCAAAATATT
Above is a window of Bombus affinis isolate iyBomAffi1 chromosome 5, iyBomAffi1.2, whole genome shotgun sequence DNA encoding:
- the LOC126916194 gene encoding neuropathy target esterase sws isoform X4 yields the protein MPTMEVVELFNKCNESLGSYLFSRWIGQLIAEYQISRTLFIIIISILVILLIASIIILRKWKNKEFLPEVKEFVGVGTGKPRFRKRDKVLFYGRKMLRKVKSISGQVHATGQGKKRKAVMRFARRLLQLKKETAPQQLKVLEPPAEYLEEDLGPGEKVPPDALYMLQSIRVFGHFEKPVFLKLCKHTEIMNLPAGSTLFKIGDPDENLFIVQQGLVNVYITGSDGSQISLKLVKTGESVTSLLSFTDVLTGHTSTYKTVSARTVEDSIVVKLPMSAFQEVFQDHPDAFVRVIQVIMVRLQRVTFTALHQYLGLSAELVNQGPHKKKQSPFSGSPVRSRTKETFSTQNIENQSNTTATVSSENDKNEVFHRDISTSSHQSVPIVISRRPKTNLDWKNQNLSPQSGQNTADMVPECDSHWANSSPITSQQVSQPDVIHTGNSHPSKKRSTTTEPIQQQLDEAQLVQMATEAFVRELGLEDDSILKDGKVQIREVPAGTYLMKEESHKDVALVYVVSGSLIISQRVSEGRDVGQEVHMFSAHQGEIVGGLAVLTGEPSFYTIRAKHSSRIALLSKPTFFAIMREQPTVVLHVAHSVVRRLSPFVRQVDFALDWLFLESGRAVYRQGDESDSTFIVLSGRLRSVITYMNGKKELVAEYGKGDLVGIVEMVTQTPRSTTVMAVRDSELAKLPEGLFNVIKLRYPIVVTRLINLLGHRILGTWQQAHTKNGSSDTQRAAATVDARPAQVNFSTVAIVPVSDDVPLTAFTYELYHSLCAIGPCLRLTSDVVRKTLGSTIMEPANEYRLTSWLAQQEDQHRISLYQCDPTYTLWTQRCVRQADCILIVGLGDKPPSIGRTEREVERLVMRTQKELVLLHKEQSGQRPTNTVQWLNMRSWVSSHHHIQCPKRMFTRRSQYRINELYSKVLMSEPNIHSDFSRLARWLTGTSVGLVLGGGGARGAAHVGMLKAVIEAGIPIDMVGGVSIGAFMGALWCMEKNITTTTQKAREWSKKMTQWWRQIMDLTYPVTSMFSGKDFNSTIQTTFGDTYIEDLWLPYFTITTDITDSCMRTHTHADEMLRQGAHHILAIDVGSQDDTDLTNYGDSLSGWWLLWKRWNPFATPVKVPNLPDIQSRLAYVSCVRQLEEVKNSDYCEYIRPPIDKYKTLQFANFDEIKDVGYQHGKTYFEVQLKAGVLPRFNADRENARALRAKHQAANQQTVSSYTFTDLAQMVCKVSRGSIYVDLEIDSDTDELEEYEADLEEDAQEVGYASEPTAGILDQSPDENRLRRRTGVSLSLSDTEAESELDYHTKIF
- the LOC126916194 gene encoding neuropathy target esterase sws isoform X5 — translated: MPTMEVVELFNKCNESLGSYLFSRWIGQLIAEYQISRTLFIIIISILVILLIASIIILRKWKNKEFLPEVKEFVGVGTGKPRFRKRDKVLFYGRKMLRKVKSISGQVHATGQGKKRKAVMRFARRLLQLKKETAPQQLKVLEPPAEYLEEDLGPGEKVPPDALYMLQSIRVFGHFEKPVFLKLCKHTEIMNLPAGSTLFKIGDPDENLFIVQQGLVNVYITGSDGSQISLKLVKTGESVTSLLSFTDVLTGHTSTYKTVSARTVEDSIVVKLPMSAFQEVFQDHPDAFVRVIQVIMVRLQRVTFTALHQYLGLSAELVNQGPHKKKQSPFSGSPVRSRTKETFSTQNIENQSNTTATVSSENDKNEVFHRDISTSSHQSVPIVISRRPKTNLDWKNQNLSPQSGQNTADMVPECDSHWANSSPITSQQVSQPDVIHTGNSHPSKKRSTTTEPIQQQLDEAQLVQMATEAFVRELGLEDDSILKDGKVQIREVPAGTYLMKEESHKDVALVYVVSGSLIISQRVSEGRDVGQEVHMFSAHQGEIVGGLAVLTGEPSFYTIRAKHSSRIALLSKPTFFAIMREQPTVVLHVAHSVVRRLSPFVRQVDFALDWLFLESGRAVYRQGDESDSTFIVLSGRLRSVITYMNGKKELVAEYGKGDLVGIVEMVTQTPRSTTVMAVRDSELAKLPEGLFNVIKLRYPIVVTRLINLLGHRILGTWQQAHTKNGSSDTQRAAATVDARPAQVNFSTVAIVPVSDDVPLTAFTYELYHSLCAIGPCLRLTSDVVRKTLGSTIMEPANEYRLTSWLAQQEDQHRISLYQCDPTYTLWTQRCVRQADCILIVGLGDKPPSIGRTEREVERLVMRTQKELVLLHKEQSGQRPTNTVQWLNMRSWVSSHHHIQCPKRMFTRRSQYRINELYSKVLMSEPNIHSDFSRLARWLTGTSVGLVLGGGGARGAAHVGMLKAVIEAGIPIDMVGGVSIGAFMGALWCMEKNITTTTQKAREWSKKMTQWWRQIMDLTYPVTSMFSGKDFNSTIQTTFGDTYIEDLWLPYFTITTDITDSCMRTHTHGLLWRYIRASMTIAGVFPPICDPLDGHLLVDGCYVNNVPACGFIISLFKLTKC